One window of Bacillus alkalicellulosilyticus genomic DNA carries:
- a CDS encoding homocysteine synthase yields MSEHKWALETVAVHGGQEVDSATQARAVPIYQTTSYGFKSTDHAANLFSLSEFGNIYTRIMNPTQDVFEKRMAELEGGIAALATASGSSAIHLAILNICEHGDEIVASSALYGGTYNLFVHTFKKMGITVHLVDGTDPQAFEKAITPNTKLLYGEVIGNPQGDILDIEAISNIAHNHGIPLMVDATLSTPALCRPIEHGADIVVHSATKFIGGHGTSIGGIIIDSGKFDWSNGKFPGLSEPDPSYHGLVYTEALGGLAYIIKARVQLLRDLGPAIAPLNSFLLLQGLETLHLRMERHCENTKKVVDYLENHDLVEWVSYAGLPSHRSYDLAQKYLPNGQGAILTFGIKGGMEEGKKFINALQLFSHVANVGDAKSLVIHPASTTHQQLSEEDQRSAGVTPELIRLSIGIENSNDIIHDLEQALVKSQES; encoded by the coding sequence ATGAGTGAGCACAAATGGGCTTTAGAAACCGTAGCCGTACATGGTGGACAAGAAGTAGATTCAGCAACACAAGCAAGGGCGGTACCAATTTATCAAACGACATCATATGGCTTTAAAAGCACTGACCATGCTGCTAACCTATTTTCTTTATCTGAATTCGGTAACATATATACTAGGATAATGAACCCGACACAGGATGTTTTTGAGAAAAGAATGGCTGAGCTAGAAGGAGGAATTGCTGCTTTAGCTACTGCTAGTGGAAGTTCTGCGATTCATTTAGCTATTTTAAACATTTGTGAACATGGCGATGAGATCGTTGCATCAAGTGCACTATATGGTGGAACATACAATTTATTTGTACATACCTTTAAAAAGATGGGCATTACGGTTCACCTTGTAGATGGGACAGACCCTCAAGCATTCGAAAAGGCGATTACACCTAACACGAAATTACTTTATGGTGAAGTTATTGGAAATCCTCAAGGGGACATTCTAGATATTGAAGCTATTTCGAACATTGCTCATAACCATGGTATCCCACTTATGGTGGATGCAACGTTAAGTACGCCAGCTTTATGCCGACCAATTGAACACGGAGCAGATATCGTTGTTCACTCAGCTACAAAGTTCATTGGAGGGCATGGAACATCAATTGGTGGAATTATCATTGACAGTGGAAAGTTTGATTGGAGTAATGGCAAATTCCCAGGTCTGTCTGAGCCAGACCCAAGTTACCATGGCTTAGTTTATACAGAAGCATTAGGAGGATTAGCATATATCATTAAAGCAAGAGTTCAGTTATTACGTGACCTTGGTCCAGCGATAGCACCATTAAATTCATTCTTGCTTTTACAAGGGTTAGAGACGTTACACTTACGAATGGAGCGTCATTGTGAAAATACAAAGAAAGTCGTCGATTATTTAGAAAACCATGACTTGGTGGAGTGGGTTAGTTATGCTGGCTTGCCTTCTCATCGTTCGTATGACTTGGCGCAAAAATACTTGCCAAATGGACAAGGAGCAATCCTAACATTCGGTATTAAAGGTGGAATGGAAGAGGGTAAAAAGTTTATTAATGCATTACAACTTTTCTCTCATGTAGCTAATGTAGGGGATGCAAAATCATTAGTGATTCATCCAGCGAGTACAACACATCAACAACTATCTGAAGAAGACCAACGTTCTGCAGGCGTGACACCTGAATTAATTAGGCTTTCAATCGGAATTGAAAATAGTAATGATATCATTCATGACCTTGAACAAGCATTGGTAAAAAGCCAAGAAAGCTAA
- a CDS encoding ComE operon protein 2 — MNRISWDQYFMAQSHLLALRSTCTRLMVGATIVRDKRIIAGGYNGSVSGGAHCIDEGCYVVENHCIRTVHAEINALLQCAKFGVQTDGAEIYVTHFPCLNCTKAIIQAGIKAVYYATDYKNNPYAEELFENAGITVQQVELEEMILDRNNSEKLKFTATLLQKLKEAGVDDQELRSLHDTANHLYTSP; from the coding sequence TTGAATCGTATTTCATGGGACCAGTATTTTATGGCACAAAGCCATCTCCTTGCATTACGGAGTACTTGTACAAGATTAATGGTAGGAGCAACAATAGTAAGGGATAAACGTATCATAGCTGGTGGATACAATGGATCTGTTTCCGGTGGGGCCCATTGTATTGATGAAGGCTGTTATGTTGTTGAGAATCATTGTATCAGAACCGTGCATGCTGAGATTAATGCACTTTTACAATGTGCCAAATTTGGTGTGCAAACAGATGGTGCTGAAATATATGTGACTCATTTTCCGTGTCTAAATTGTACAAAAGCGATTATACAAGCGGGCATTAAGGCTGTTTATTATGCTACGGACTATAAAAACAATCCCTATGCAGAAGAATTATTTGAGAACGCTGGTATTACAGTTCAACAAGTTGAGCTCGAAGAAATGATACTAGACCGAAACAATAGCGAAAAGTTGAAGTTCACAGCAACATTATTACAAAAATTAAAGGAAGCAGGAGTAGACGACCAAGAGCTTCGTTCGCTGCATGATACAGCGAATCATTTATATACCTCCCCGTAG
- the comER gene encoding late competence protein ComER has product MQEMNIGVIGTGSMGTILLDSFIESTAVTPSQLFITNRSLEKAEKMRDNHPGIHVVEQPEDVVSQSDIIFICVKPLQFHNVLERISNELVPEQLLVSITSPISVGQLEDIVECKVARAIPSILNRVHAGSSLLSFGERCTTEDKDRLTRLMGCISTPLEIEEDITRVASDIVSCGPAFFSYLTQRFIDGAVRQTNITEEEATQLATDMLIGMGKLLEKEIFTLPTLQKRVCVPGGITGEGIKVLQEEIGHMFDHLFKQTHAKYNEDKELIEEQFR; this is encoded by the coding sequence ATGCAGGAAATGAATATTGGAGTAATTGGAACAGGAAGCATGGGAACGATCCTACTTGATTCTTTTATAGAATCAACTGCTGTCACTCCATCACAACTGTTTATTACCAATCGTTCTTTGGAAAAGGCTGAAAAAATGAGAGATAACCATCCGGGCATTCATGTTGTTGAACAGCCCGAAGATGTAGTATCCCAATCTGATATTATTTTTATCTGTGTAAAACCACTTCAGTTTCACAATGTGTTAGAGCGAATATCAAACGAGTTAGTGCCAGAACAGCTACTTGTTTCGATTACTAGCCCTATCTCAGTTGGTCAACTCGAGGACATTGTTGAATGCAAAGTAGCAAGAGCCATTCCAAGTATTCTAAACAGGGTTCATGCTGGTTCATCATTACTTAGCTTTGGAGAAAGGTGTACTACAGAAGATAAGGACAGATTAACTAGATTAATGGGTTGTATCTCAACACCACTTGAGATCGAAGAGGATATTACTCGTGTCGCATCTGACATTGTTAGTTGTGGTCCTGCCTTCTTCAGTTATTTAACGCAACGTTTTATTGACGGCGCTGTAAGGCAAACCAATATTACAGAAGAAGAAGCAACACAACTGGCTACAGATATGTTAATAGGAATGGGGAAACTATTGGAAAAGGAGATTTTCACATTACCTACACTTCAAAAACGAGTATGTGTCCCAGGTGGAATCACTGGCGAAGGAATAAAAGTACTTCAAGAAGAGATTGGACATATGTTTGACCATTTGTTTAAACAAACCCACGCAAAGTATAACGAAGACAAAGAACTAATCGAAGAACAATTTAGATAA
- a CDS encoding class I SAM-dependent DNA methyltransferase gives MSYQKFAYLYDQLMIEAPYEQWLEFTEKNIPATRSLAILDVGCGTGEFIIKLKEAGYHDVSGVDLSGEMLTVANDKLGQSGYQVPLFEMDMRNLEQIGPFDVITVFCDSLNYLELEEDVKKALNSFYSCLKDDGILLFDVHSLYKVNSFFINQTFAYDGEDISYIWQSFKGEHEHSVEHELSFFVKDDKVNLYEKFIELHLQRTFPVKTYENCLSAIGFKDISISADFTDAIPTEKSERIFFVAKK, from the coding sequence ATGAGTTATCAAAAATTTGCTTATTTATATGACCAACTGATGATAGAAGCTCCATATGAGCAGTGGTTGGAATTTACAGAAAAGAACATTCCAGCTACTCGTTCTCTCGCAATACTTGATGTCGGCTGTGGTACCGGGGAATTTATCATAAAGCTAAAAGAAGCGGGCTATCATGATGTGAGCGGAGTGGATTTATCAGGGGAAATGTTAACGGTAGCCAATGATAAGCTTGGCCAATCTGGTTACCAGGTTCCCCTTTTTGAGATGGATATGAGAAACCTAGAGCAGATTGGTCCTTTTGATGTGATTACCGTCTTTTGTGATTCACTGAACTACCTTGAATTAGAGGAAGATGTGAAAAAAGCATTGAATAGCTTTTATTCATGTTTAAAGGACGATGGTATTTTATTATTTGATGTCCATTCCCTATATAAAGTGAATTCATTTTTTATTAATCAAACCTTCGCATATGATGGTGAGGATATATCTTACATTTGGCAAAGTTTTAAAGGAGAACATGAACATTCGGTTGAACATGAGCTATCGTTTTTTGTAAAAGATGACAAGGTAAATTTGTACGAAAAATTTATCGAATTGCATCTTCAACGAACATTTCCTGTAAAGACATATGAAAACTGTTTGTCCGCTATCGGGTTTAAAGACATATCTATTTCGGCTGATTTCACTGATGCCATTCCAACAGAAAAGAGCGAGAGAATTTTTTTTGTAGCAAAGAAATAA
- a CDS encoding DUF2533 family protein, giving the protein MAVHLQIAEQVNKHIDAQNRFKRLEAFREEAIEEAIKDAKEARTVSTAKINAITEEMNAIAKAFQFPTRKLVTPEMVLEYVKK; this is encoded by the coding sequence ATGGCTGTACATTTACAAATTGCAGAGCAAGTGAATAAACACATAGATGCTCAAAATCGATTCAAACGACTAGAGGCGTTCAGAGAAGAAGCAATTGAAGAAGCAATAAAAGACGCAAAAGAAGCTAGAACCGTTTCTACAGCGAAGATAAACGCCATTACAGAAGAAATGAATGCCATTGCAAAAGCATTTCAATTTCCTACGAGGAAGTTGGTTACACCAGAAATGGTGTTAGAATATGTAAAAAAATAG
- a CDS encoding helix-hairpin-helix domain-containing protein encodes MHFSQREKWILYSSVGIVLVVSVSFFAFFSNKEVDETQDWFIQDEEPMTDLEDVATEIIVDVKGAVKNPGIYEVSEKHRVYDVIQLAGGLLEQADETKINLAARVQDELVIYVPVIGEEESSFETISIGGVQAEGKVKINTASVEELQQLPGIGPAKASAIISYREEHGPFKTIEDLQKVSGIGVKSIDKLRDSVVVP; translated from the coding sequence ATGCATTTCTCTCAAAGAGAAAAATGGATTTTATATAGTTCTGTTGGAATAGTACTCGTTGTTAGTGTAAGCTTCTTCGCGTTCTTTAGCAATAAAGAAGTTGATGAAACTCAAGATTGGTTTATTCAAGACGAAGAACCAATGACAGATCTAGAGGATGTTGCAACTGAAATTATTGTTGATGTGAAAGGGGCTGTAAAGAATCCAGGTATATATGAGGTAAGCGAGAAACATAGAGTGTATGATGTTATTCAATTGGCGGGAGGGTTGTTAGAACAGGCAGATGAGACGAAAATTAATTTAGCAGCACGTGTTCAAGATGAACTCGTAATCTATGTTCCTGTTATCGGTGAGGAAGAGAGCTCATTTGAAACGATAAGCATCGGGGGAGTTCAAGCAGAAGGGAAAGTGAAAATAAATACCGCATCGGTAGAAGAATTACAACAACTTCCCGGAATCGGTCCTGCAAAAGCTTCCGCAATTATCAGTTATCGCGAAGAACATGGACCGTTTAAAACAATAGAAGACCTACAAAAAGTTTCAGGTATAGGAGTAAAGTCAATTGATAAACTAAGAGATTCAGTTGTCGTACCATAA